The following proteins are encoded in a genomic region of Dehalococcoidia bacterium:
- a CDS encoding alpha/beta hydrolase domain-containing protein, whose protein sequence is MAVTAVEIRSRQPYEGGARFGETGAYERIDGTLHFAVDPLGAANRAIVDLEQAPRQADGTVRFSAGFCVVQPADGAKAHRRLLFDVLNRGRKLAQGFNRPELAEPSDRILPGDGFLFRHGWTLAWCGWQWDVPPGSWPLRLEAPQALDSDGAPLQGTVAIEFQPAARLAQQQLGHLLGFFQALPYPAADVNQRDAVLSERDWRGGPRRPIARERWRFARDEGGRPIADDSFVWLEGGFEPGTVYEVIYRTRKNPVVGTGLLATRDAVSFLRHGAAAAGNPCAGQIEYTYGYGASQSGRFLRHFLHLGLNLDEAGRQVFDGLLPVVAGARRGEFNHRFAQPSVTERPGPGYLPPFLDGEQPDAAGGAEAGLLGCQRALGGVPKIIYANTSAEYWGFAGGSLLHTDAAGTRDVEPPAEVRIYAYAGTQHAPGRLALMRSSLIFAPAGNLFNAVDQSPLMRAALVNLDRWVSEAVEPPPSAFPRLADGSAVPAAQALATFGAIPGTALPDPALLPATPHLDLGPEIGNGIVRHPVEHGAPYPQFVSAVDADGNEIAGIRLPEVSVPVATYTGWNVRDAAIGGAGQLVLMAGSTLPFAATAHERSQRGDPRPAIAERYRDRDDYAARARAAAEQLAAQRYLLDEDIDLVVENALARYDAFAPATAGVPAGD, encoded by the coding sequence ATGGCCGTCACCGCGGTCGAGATCCGTTCGCGCCAGCCGTACGAGGGCGGCGCCCGCTTCGGCGAAACCGGAGCCTACGAGCGCATCGACGGCACGCTGCACTTCGCCGTCGATCCGCTGGGCGCCGCCAACCGCGCGATTGTCGACCTGGAGCAGGCGCCGCGCCAGGCCGACGGCACGGTGCGCTTCTCCGCCGGCTTCTGCGTGGTGCAGCCCGCCGATGGGGCGAAAGCGCACCGCCGCCTGCTCTTTGACGTGCTGAACCGCGGCCGCAAGCTGGCGCAGGGCTTTAACCGGCCAGAGCTGGCCGAACCGTCCGACCGCATCCTGCCCGGCGACGGCTTCCTCTTCCGCCACGGCTGGACGCTGGCCTGGTGCGGCTGGCAGTGGGACGTGCCGCCCGGCTCCTGGCCGCTGCGCCTCGAGGCGCCGCAAGCGCTCGACAGCGATGGGGCGCCGCTTCAGGGCACGGTGGCGATCGAGTTCCAGCCGGCCGCGCGCCTGGCGCAGCAGCAGCTCGGCCACCTGCTCGGCTTCTTCCAGGCGCTGCCGTATCCCGCGGCAGACGTGAACCAGCGCGACGCTGTACTCAGTGAGCGCGACTGGCGCGGCGGTCCGCGCCGTCCGATCGCCCGCGAGCGCTGGCGCTTCGCCCGCGACGAGGGCGGCCGGCCGATCGCGGACGATTCATTCGTCTGGCTGGAGGGCGGCTTCGAGCCCGGTACGGTCTACGAGGTCATCTACCGCACACGCAAGAACCCCGTCGTGGGCACGGGGCTGCTCGCCACCCGCGACGCCGTCTCCTTCCTGCGCCACGGCGCGGCGGCCGCGGGCAATCCCTGCGCCGGCCAGATCGAGTACACCTACGGCTACGGCGCCTCGCAGAGCGGCCGCTTCCTGCGCCATTTCCTGCACCTGGGCCTGAACCTTGACGAGGCCGGGCGGCAGGTCTTCGACGGCCTGTTGCCCGTCGTCGCCGGGGCGCGGCGCGGCGAGTTCAACCACCGCTTCGCCCAGCCGTCCGTCACCGAGCGGCCCGGCCCCGGCTACCTGCCGCCGTTCCTCGATGGCGAACAACCCGACGCGGCCGGCGGCGCCGAGGCCGGCCTGCTCGGTTGTCAGCGCGCCCTCGGCGGCGTGCCGAAGATCATTTACGCCAACACATCCGCCGAATACTGGGGCTTCGCCGGCGGCTCGCTGCTTCACACGGACGCGGCGGGCACGCGCGATGTCGAGCCGCCGGCGGAGGTGCGGATCTATGCCTACGCCGGCACGCAGCACGCGCCCGGCCGGCTGGCGCTGATGCGCTCGAGCCTGATCTTCGCGCCCGCCGGCAACCTCTTCAATGCCGTCGATCAGTCACCGTTGATGCGCGCGGCCCTCGTGAACCTCGACCGCTGGGTGTCGGAAGCGGTCGAGCCGCCGCCCAGCGCCTTCCCGCGCCTGGCAGACGGCAGCGCCGTGCCCGCCGCGCAAGCGCTCGCAACGTTCGGCGCCATCCCCGGCACGGCCCTGCCCGATCCGGCTCTGCTCCCCGCCACGCCGCACCTCGATCTCGGCCCGGAGATCGGGAACGGCATCGTGCGTCACCCGGTTGAGCACGGAGCGCCGTACCCGCAGTTCGTCTCGGCCGTTGACGCGGACGGCAATGAGATTGCCGGCATTCGCCTGCCGGAAGTCTCGGTGCCCGTGGCGACGTACACCGGCTGGAACGTACGCGACGCGGCGATCGGCGGCGCGGGCCAACTCGTGCTGATGGCCGGCTCGACCCTGCCGTTTGCGGCCACCGCCCACGAGCGCAGCCAGCGCGGCGACCCGCGCCCCGCCATCGCCGAGCGCTACCGCGACCGCGACGACTACGCCGCCCGCGCCCGCGCCGCCGCCGAGCAACTCGCCGCGCAGCGCTACCTCCTCGATGAAGACATCGACCTGGTGGTGGAGAACGCGCTCGCGCGCTACGACGCCTTCGCCCCGGCGACCGCAGGGG